CGAGATCGCCCGTCGCATCGAGGAGCAACGAGACGCTCTTCTGGCCGCCGTCAAAGAGAAGAAGACGCTCGAGACACTCAAGGAGAACCAGCACCAAGAGTGGCTGCGCGAGGTCGAGGAGGAAGAGGCCAAGGTCCTCGACGAGCTTGCCACCCTGAAATATGCCCGTGAAGGGTACGGCAACGAAGAATAGGAGCGGGGCCCGATCAGCCCCATCGGAACGCGAAAGCGTGTGGAAAGGCAGGGAGACAGACCATGGGAATTCTCGACCGAATCACAGCCATCGAGACGCGCATGCACGAGATCCAGACCATGATCAGCAGCCAGCAGGTGGCGGCGCCCACCTCGGCGGCAATGTCTGGTCAGGCGTCGTTCCAGGCCGTCATGGGCGGCGTGATGGGGGCGCAAGGCATGCCCGGCGCCCCGTCTGCCGCGGCGGGGATGCAGCAGATGCTGCCCGGCATGACGCCCATGGGGCTGACGGGAATGGCGGGAATGCTGCCGGGCGCGGGAACCCCTTCTCCGATTCCTCCTTCCACAACGGGCGCCCCCGCCGCCACGCAGTTCGATGACCACATCAAGGAAGCCGCCGAGAAGTGGGGCGTCGATCCGCTGCTGGTGCGCGCCGTGATCCAGCAGGAGTCGGCGTTCAACCCCAGCGCGACCTCGAGCTGCGGGGCGCAGGGCCTCATGCAGCTGATGCCAGAGACGGCGCGCAGCCTGGGCGTGTCGAACGCCTACGATGCCCGCGAGAACATCATGGGGGGCACACGTTACCTGAAGGGGCTGCTCGAGCGCTTCAACGGCGACACCCGTCTTGCGCTCGCCGCCTACAACGCAGGGGCGGGGAACGTCCAGAAGTACGGTGGCGTTCCCCCGTTCGCCGAGACCCAGAACTACGTGGCTCGCATCATGAGCAACTACGAGGGCATGAAGACCCCGAAATGAGTTCTTCCGTGATGGCGGACACGGAAGCGTGCCCGCCGTCTGCGGTTCAATGAGTCGAGGAGATTGAAAGGAGGTAGAGGGCGATGGACAAGATGACGGAACATCCGAACCTGATCTCTCTGATCAGCAGCAACAAGCCCGAGAGCGGCGCGCGCAAGCAGGCCGCGAACACGGAGGGCGACTCGTTCTCGAAGGTTCTCGAGAAGAAGACCGGCAAGACCGACGAGGCCGCTGAGAAGAGCCGCGAGACCATCGCGAGCGACAAGCCGACAGAGAAGGGGCGCGAGAAGAGCAAGGATCAGGTCGAGCTCGAAGAGCGTCTCAAGGCTCGCCTCAACGGCAAGCCCGGTGAGATGTCGATGGCGAACTACATCTACAACATCGTGCTGCAGAACCCGGATGCCCTCTCCCTCTCAGAGAAGCAGGCCTTCAAGGTCGGTGAGTTCTCGAATGAGGCGATCGACGCAAGCGAGTTCAAGAAGATGCTGGGTGAGCGCGGTCTCGATCTGAAGAACCTCAACCTCACCCAGCTGGCGCAGCTTGCGCAGACCACGAACAAGGCCCAGGTGACGGCCTTCCTCGACGAGCTCGTCAAGAAGCAGCGTCACGACGAGAAGGCGCCGGAAGGCGCGATGCTCGGCGTGAAGACCGACGATTCCCGCCCTGAGCAGGCGGAGAAGGAGCGCAAGACAGCCGAGGCGCGTGGCACGGAGAGTGCCCGCACCGAGGAGACGTCTCCCCAGCCTCGGTTCGACCTGGTCTCTGAGAGCCAGCGCCCCCAGAGCACCGAGACCTCGAGTCGCAAGGAAGAGCGGGAGAAGGTCATTGCCCAGATCATCGAGCGCATGGAGATCCAGAATGTGGGACGGCGCACCGAGCTGACGCTCAAGCTGAACCCGGAGTACCTGGGGGAGATGCGCGTCAAGCTCTCGAGCGAGAACGGCAAGCTCGAGGCGTCGTTCGAGACGACCTCGCGCGAGGTTCGTCAGTTCATCGAAGAGGGCTGGGAGGGTCTCCGCGACACGTTCACCCGCAAGGGTCTGAACCTGCAGAAGGTCACGGCCACCCTGGTCGAGAGCGTCACATAGACGTGGGGGGGAAGGCCTCGACATCGCCGAGGTGCTCCCCCTCACGACGTCGGCACCTCTCGTCTAGGGGGTGCAGGTTGCCAAAGAGTAAACCTCGTTAACAAAGTGTTAACATCGCGTTAAAGGCTTCGCAATCACGCCCTGATACACTACGAGTGCAGCAGAGCGTAGAAAATCCTGGAGGACGGCCGAATGTTCGATTTCAACTACCAGGTCAACGGCATCATGCAGAACCAGCAGATGCTCAACACGTACTTCAACAACATGCAGAACCAGTTCACCCCTGGCTACAAGGCCGAGTCGGTGTCGTTCACCGACGTGCTGGGTCAGCAGATGGCCGGACGTGGTGCAAAGGCCAAGACCAACGGCATCATCTTCACCCAGGGTCAGATCTATGAAGACAAGAACCCCACGCACATGGCCATCAACGGCCAGGGGTTCTTCGCGGTGACTGACGGCCGTCAGACGCACTACACCCGCGATGGCCAGTTCCAGTGGGGCCAGGACGGCAGCCTGCAGATGGGCGACGGCAAGAAGGTGATGGGCTTCGAGCTCGACGCCAACGGCAACCAGTCAGGTGAGGCCAAGCCCCTCAAGTGCGCCATCGACCCCCAGAACGGCCTCTACATGGGCAAGTACAACAGCGTGAGCTTCGATGAGAACGGCACGCTGTTCGGTGAGGTCACCGAGACCAACCCGGCCACCAACCAGACGGTGACCCAGAAGGTTCCCATCGCTCAGGTCGCCCTTGCATCGTTCGCCAATGCGGGTGGCCTGCAGAAGAGCGGCAACACCACCTTTGTCGAGTCCAAGAACTCGGGCAAGGTGGCGCTGGGGGTGTCCGGCCAGGGCGCTCTCGGAAAGATTGCCACGGGCAGCCTCGAGATGTCGAACGTCGACTTTGCACAGCAGGCAGCCGCAATCGGCATGGCCAAGCAGAACTACGAAGCCAACTTCGCCGCCTTCCGCGCGATGGACAAGCTCACCGAGTCTGCTCTGGGCCTCATCCGCTAGGCGTTCCGCGATGCAAGGGGAGGTTGACGGGATCCGTCCCGCGGCCTCCCTTTCGCTTTTTGTGTCTTGTGCGCGCGTATCTCGGGTAGCGGGCGGCGGGCGATGCGTTGCTGGCAGATCTGCACAGCGAAGGGGAATTCTGCCCCTGCTCGTGCAATCTCCTCATGATGCGTGGCCCTGCACGCACTTCCATCGCAGATCGGAGGCTCCCTTTTGCGCGACGATTCCGGCGGCTCCTTTGATCAGGTCATGCGTCTGACGCGCGAGCACTCGGCGACGAGGCGGTACGCCATGGCGGACCGCTACGATTTCAAGCAGACCGAGAAGTTCTCGCAGGACCAGACCAAGTTCCTGGAGCGCATCTACTCGTCGTTTGCCGAGCACGCCATCACCGTGCTCGCGCCGCTCCTCCAGACACGCGTCGACCTCGACCTGCAGCCCATCAAGCCGCAGCCCTATCAGAAGTACCTGAACTCCCTGCCTGACCCGACCATGCTGGTCGTGTTCAAGGTCGATGCAGACACGCAAGGCCTCCTGAGCCTCGAGTACGAGCTGGCCTTCGGGCTCATCGATCGGCTCATGGGGGGGCGCGGTGTGAAGTTCGACGAGTATCGCTACTTCACCGATCTCGAGCGGGCGGTGCTGCAGCGACCCGTGGCTCGTCTTCTCGAGGCGTACGGCGAGGCGTGGCGCGACGTGGTCTCGGTGCGGCCCGTGTTCGGGGCGATGGAGCTCAACCCCCTGGCGGTGCACATCGTGCCGCCCAGCGAGACCATGGTGGTGGTCACGTTCCACGCGGTCATCGCCCAGAGCGAGGGCACCATCGAGATCTGCCTGCCCTTCAAGCACCTCAAGAGCATCGTTCCGAAGGCCAGCTTCGATGAGTTCCTCATGTCGCGGCAGACCGCTGCGGCCCCTGGCGGCCTGCCGCCCATCGTCACCAAGAACCTGGAATCGGCCAAGGTGCCCATCTCAGTCGAGATCGGTCGCGCGGAGGTCATGTTCCAGGATCTGCTGGGCCTCGAGGTCGGAGACACCATCAAGCTCAACACTGCAATCGGTGAGCCGCTGCGAATACGCGTGAACGATCGAACGAAGTTCCTCGGGCACCCCGGCACGACCCGGGACGGCAAGCTGGCAACCAAGCTCGTGCGCGTTCTAACGGAAGGAGACGAAGAGTTTGAGGAATGAGAGCCTGTTCGGCCATCACGACGAGCCGGTCGCCAAGGGCGTGCGGTTCGACATGATCGAAGCCAGTGAGTCGGGGGGGGCGCCGTCGTCCATCGACCTGCTGCGTGACGTTCCCCTCGAGGTCCAGGCGCAGTTGGGCAAGTCACGCAAGCTCGTGAAGGATATCTTGAAGCTCAATGTCGGCTCCATCATCGAGCTCGACAAGGAGGCCGGCGAGCCGGTTGACATCCTGGTGAACAACAAGCTGATTGCGCGTGGCGATGTGGTCGAGATCGACGGCAACTACGGCGTGCGCATCATTGAAATCGTGTCTCGCTGACGTCGCTGTCAGCAAGACACGCACTCGGCCAGAGAAGGCAGGCGATCGCGTCATCAACGGGCTGCTGAGCATCGTGGACCGGGGCAGGGCACGAATGTGCGTGTGGACGGCAGTGCTGCTGCTGTTCCTGGGCACCGGCGTGGCCACGGCTTCGCCATCGCCATTGCCGTCGGCTGAAGCCGCTGTGTCTGCGCCCGCCACACATACGTCTGGCGAGCCGCTGCCGCACGACGCGACGCCGAACCCGGCCGCTTCGAGTGAAGCCCGCCGGGGAACGGTGAGCGATCCCGTCGGTGGCATTCCCTATGCCGAGGGGCCGCGTGAGTGGCGGCATGGCGAGGAGATCAACTGGGGTCGTCAGATCGCCACCACGATGATCTGGCTGGTCCTCATGTGCGGAGCCATCTGGCTCATTCTCCGGGTGCTGTACGGGCGGGTCGGATTCGGAGGCTTCGGGCAGGGCTCGAAGCGAACCATACAGGTGATCGACCGGCACTTCCTCGGTCCCCAGAGGGCGTTGATTACCGTGCGTGTTCCGGGCAAGGTCCTGCTCCTGGGCATGACCGAGCAGACC
This window of the Pseudomonadota bacterium genome carries:
- a CDS encoding lytic transglycosylase domain-containing protein encodes the protein MHEIQTMISSQQVAAPTSAAMSGQASFQAVMGGVMGAQGMPGAPSAAAGMQQMLPGMTPMGLTGMAGMLPGAGTPSPIPPSTTGAPAATQFDDHIKEAAEKWGVDPLLVRAVIQQESAFNPSATSSCGAQGLMQLMPETARSLGVSNAYDARENIMGGTRYLKGLLERFNGDTRLALAAYNAGAGNVQKYGGVPPFAETQNYVARIMSNYEGMKTPK
- a CDS encoding flagellar hook-length control protein FliK, with amino-acid sequence MDKMTEHPNLISLISSNKPESGARKQAANTEGDSFSKVLEKKTGKTDEAAEKSRETIASDKPTEKGREKSKDQVELEERLKARLNGKPGEMSMANYIYNIVLQNPDALSLSEKQAFKVGEFSNEAIDASEFKKMLGERGLDLKNLNLTQLAQLAQTTNKAQVTAFLDELVKKQRHDEKAPEGAMLGVKTDDSRPEQAEKERKTAEARGTESARTEETSPQPRFDLVSESQRPQSTETSSRKEEREKVIAQIIERMEIQNVGRRTELTLKLNPEYLGEMRVKLSSENGKLEASFETTSREVRQFIEEGWEGLRDTFTRKGLNLQKVTATLVESVT
- a CDS encoding flagellar hook basal-body protein; its protein translation is MFDFNYQVNGIMQNQQMLNTYFNNMQNQFTPGYKAESVSFTDVLGQQMAGRGAKAKTNGIIFTQGQIYEDKNPTHMAINGQGFFAVTDGRQTHYTRDGQFQWGQDGSLQMGDGKKVMGFELDANGNQSGEAKPLKCAIDPQNGLYMGKYNSVSFDENGTLFGEVTETNPATNQTVTQKVPIAQVALASFANAGGLQKSGNTTFVESKNSGKVALGVSGQGALGKIATGSLEMSNVDFAQQAAAIGMAKQNYEANFAAFRAMDKLTESALGLIR
- the fliM gene encoding flagellar motor switch protein FliM, which gives rise to MRDDSGGSFDQVMRLTREHSATRRYAMADRYDFKQTEKFSQDQTKFLERIYSSFAEHAITVLAPLLQTRVDLDLQPIKPQPYQKYLNSLPDPTMLVVFKVDADTQGLLSLEYELAFGLIDRLMGGRGVKFDEYRYFTDLERAVLQRPVARLLEAYGEAWRDVVSVRPVFGAMELNPLAVHIVPPSETMVVVTFHAVIAQSEGTIEICLPFKHLKSIVPKASFDEFLMSRQTAAAPGGLPPIVTKNLESAKVPISVEIGRAEVMFQDLLGLEVGDTIKLNTAIGEPLRIRVNDRTKFLGHPGTTRDGKLATKLVRVLTEGDEEFEE
- the fliN gene encoding flagellar motor switch protein FliN, with amino-acid sequence MIEASESGGAPSSIDLLRDVPLEVQAQLGKSRKLVKDILKLNVGSIIELDKEAGEPVDILVNNKLIARGDVVEIDGNYGVRIIEIVSR